A DNA window from Pseudomonas resinovorans NBRC 106553 contains the following coding sequences:
- a CDS encoding MFS transporter, giving the protein MQNNNNGYPSRLRAWTTVAILMVAYVLSFIDRQILNLLVEPIRRDLVISDTQMSLLMGLSFALFYTVCGIPLGRLADSRSRRGLIAVGVLFWSAATAACGLAKLYWQFLLCRIGVGVGEAALSPAAYSLIADSFPKEQRATAISVYSMGVYLGSGLAFLLGGLVIKFASAQGDLHLPLLGEVRPWQLIFLILGAAGVLFTLLMLAVREPQRRGIGAGVVVPLAEVGRYLRSNRRTVLCHNFGFAGLAFAGYGSAAWIPTFYIRTHGWDAGQVGVIYGSLVAVFGCLGIVFGGRLADWMAKRGRSDANMRVGLFAAIGALPLVVLFPLLDDAFWVTVVMAPTVFCLSMPFGVAPAAIQEIMPNSMRGQASAIYLFVITLIGLGLGPTAVALVTDFVFADDQALRYSLLIVTTLAVASSVVLLSLGLKPYRESLNRLQQWGTAARQDDVPHEAQLSS; this is encoded by the coding sequence GTGCAGAACAACAATAACGGCTATCCCTCGCGTCTGCGTGCCTGGACCACAGTCGCCATCCTGATGGTGGCGTACGTGTTGTCCTTCATCGATAGGCAGATTCTCAACCTGCTGGTGGAGCCCATCCGCCGCGACCTGGTCATCAGCGACACGCAGATGAGCTTGCTGATGGGGCTGTCGTTCGCACTCTTCTACACCGTCTGCGGCATCCCCCTCGGGCGCCTGGCCGACAGCCGCAGCCGACGCGGGCTGATCGCCGTCGGCGTGCTGTTCTGGAGCGCCGCCACCGCCGCCTGCGGCCTGGCCAAGCTCTACTGGCAGTTCCTGCTCTGCCGCATAGGCGTCGGGGTGGGGGAGGCGGCCCTGTCGCCGGCAGCCTATTCGCTGATCGCCGACAGCTTCCCCAAGGAGCAGCGCGCCACCGCCATCAGTGTCTACTCCATGGGGGTCTACCTCGGCTCGGGCCTGGCCTTCCTGCTCGGTGGCCTGGTGATCAAGTTCGCCTCGGCCCAGGGCGACCTGCACCTGCCGCTGCTGGGCGAGGTGCGCCCCTGGCAGCTGATATTCCTGATCCTCGGCGCCGCCGGGGTGCTCTTCACCCTGCTCATGCTGGCGGTGCGTGAACCCCAGCGACGCGGCATCGGCGCCGGCGTGGTCGTGCCCCTGGCGGAAGTCGGCCGTTACCTGCGCAGCAACCGACGCACCGTGCTCTGCCACAACTTCGGCTTCGCCGGCCTGGCCTTCGCTGGTTACGGCAGCGCCGCCTGGATTCCCACCTTCTACATCCGCACCCATGGCTGGGACGCCGGCCAGGTGGGGGTGATCTACGGCAGCCTGGTGGCGGTGTTCGGCTGCCTGGGCATCGTTTTCGGCGGGCGCCTGGCGGACTGGATGGCCAAGCGCGGTCGCAGCGACGCCAACATGCGCGTCGGCCTGTTCGCGGCCATCGGCGCGCTGCCGCTGGTGGTGCTGTTCCCGCTGTTGGACGACGCCTTCTGGGTGACGGTGGTGATGGCGCCCACGGTGTTCTGCCTGAGCATGCCCTTCGGCGTGGCGCCGGCGGCGATCCAGGAAATCATGCCCAACTCCATGCGCGGCCAGGCCTCGGCCATCTACCTCTTCGTCATCACCCTGATCGGCCTGGGCCTCGGCCCCACCGCCGTGGCACTGGTGACCGACTTCGTCTTCGCCGACGACCAGGCCCTGCGCTATTCGCTGCTGATCGTCACCACCTTGGCGGTGGCCAGTTCCGTGGTGCTGCTGAGCCTGGGCCTGAAACCTTATCGCGAGAGCCTGAACCGGTTGCAGCAGTGGGGTACGGCGGCTCGCCAGGACGACGTACCCCATGAGGCGCAGCTCTCTTCGTAG
- the hemH gene encoding ferrochelatase — MTDHALLLVNLGSPASTKVEDVRSYLDQFLMDPYVVDLPWPLRRLLVSLILIKRPAQSAHAYSSIWWPDGSPLIVLSRELQQAVTPHWPHGPVELAMRYGEPSIERALRKLADQGVKRVTLAPLYPQFADSTTTTAIEEARRVIREHGLKLQVSVLPPFFAEADYLDALVASAKPYLEQGFDHLLLSFHGLPERHIRKLVKGIDPQHDLRAPDSRGVSDEVLAVCYRSQCQRTAEAFAERAGLAPGQWSVSFQSRLGRDKWIEPYTETRFDELGKQGVKKLLVMCPAFVADCIETLEEIGQRGSEQFQEAGGQELVLVPCLNSHPQWVSALARLCETAVRPL; from the coding sequence ATGACCGATCACGCTCTGCTGCTGGTCAACCTGGGTTCCCCGGCTTCCACCAAGGTGGAGGATGTACGCAGTTACCTCGACCAGTTCCTCATGGACCCCTATGTCGTCGATCTGCCCTGGCCCCTGCGGCGCCTGCTGGTTTCACTGATCCTCATCAAGCGCCCTGCACAGTCGGCCCATGCCTACTCGTCCATCTGGTGGCCGGATGGTTCGCCGCTGATCGTGCTCAGCCGCGAGCTCCAGCAAGCCGTCACTCCCCATTGGCCCCATGGCCCGGTGGAACTGGCGATGCGCTATGGCGAGCCATCCATCGAACGCGCGCTGCGCAAGCTGGCCGACCAGGGCGTCAAGCGCGTGACCCTGGCGCCGCTCTATCCGCAGTTCGCCGACAGCACCACCACCACCGCCATCGAAGAAGCGCGCCGGGTCATCCGCGAGCACGGGCTGAAACTCCAGGTGTCGGTGCTGCCGCCTTTCTTCGCCGAGGCCGATTACCTCGATGCCCTGGTCGCCAGCGCCAAGCCCTATCTGGAGCAGGGTTTCGATCACCTGCTGCTGAGCTTCCACGGGCTGCCTGAGCGGCACATCCGCAAGCTGGTAAAGGGCATCGATCCGCAGCACGACCTGCGTGCGCCGGACAGCCGTGGCGTCAGCGACGAGGTCCTCGCGGTCTGCTACCGAAGCCAGTGCCAGCGTACCGCCGAGGCCTTCGCCGAGCGCGCCGGCCTGGCGCCCGGGCAGTGGTCGGTGTCGTTCCAGTCGCGCCTGGGGCGGGACAAGTGGATCGAGCCCTACACCGAAACCCGCTTCGACGAACTGGGCAAGCAGGGGGTGAAGAAACTCCTGGTGATGTGCCCGGCCTTCGTTGCCGACTGCATCGAGACCCTGGAGGAAATCGGCCAGCGCGGCAGCGAGCAGTTCCAGGAAGCCGGTGGCCAGGAGCTGGTGCTGGTGCCCTGCCTGAACAGCCATCCGCAGTGGGTTTCGGCGCTGGCGCGCCTGTGCGAGACGGCGGTGCGTCCGCTCTAG
- a CDS encoding TIGR01777 family oxidoreductase, translated as MHILLTGGTGLIGRALCQRWLSDGHQLTVLSRRPSAVASLCGRAVRGIEQFSEYGDEPLDAIVNLAGEPIADRPWSNKRKAQLWGSRITLTEQLVEWLERRDQLPRVLLSGSAVGWYGDGGERELTEEVPPVTDDFASQLCVAWEETAQRAEALGIRVVLVRTGLVLARDGGFLKRLLPPFRLGLGGPLGNGRQWMPWVHLEDQIALMDFLLRQEDARGPYNACSPQPVRNRDFARSLGRTLGRPAVMPAPAFVLRLLLGELAGLLLGGQRAVPSRLRAAGFTFAFTDLDTALGDLLKPKDV; from the coding sequence ATGCACATATTGCTGACCGGCGGTACTGGTCTGATCGGGCGCGCGCTCTGCCAGCGCTGGCTGAGCGATGGGCACCAGCTGACCGTGCTGAGCCGCCGGCCGTCCGCCGTCGCCAGCCTGTGCGGCCGGGCGGTACGCGGCATCGAGCAGTTCTCCGAGTATGGCGACGAGCCGCTGGACGCCATCGTCAACCTGGCCGGCGAACCCATCGCCGATCGGCCCTGGAGCAACAAACGCAAGGCACAGCTTTGGGGCAGCCGGATCACCCTCACCGAACAACTGGTCGAGTGGCTGGAAAGGCGCGACCAGTTGCCGCGGGTACTGCTCAGCGGCTCGGCCGTAGGCTGGTACGGCGACGGTGGGGAACGGGAGCTGACGGAGGAGGTTCCGCCGGTCACCGACGACTTTGCCAGCCAGCTCTGCGTGGCCTGGGAGGAAACCGCGCAACGCGCCGAAGCACTGGGCATCCGGGTGGTGCTGGTGCGCACCGGTCTGGTGCTGGCGCGGGACGGCGGTTTCCTCAAGCGTCTGTTGCCGCCGTTTCGCCTCGGCCTGGGTGGCCCCCTGGGCAACGGGCGGCAATGGATGCCCTGGGTGCACCTGGAGGATCAAATCGCGCTGATGGATTTTCTCTTGCGGCAGGAAGACGCGCGCGGTCCCTATAATGCGTGCTCGCCGCAGCCGGTACGCAACCGCGACTTCGCCCGCAGCCTCGGGCGAACGCTGGGAAGGCCAGCCGTCATGCCGGCGCCGGCCTTCGTCCTGCGCCTGCTGCTGGGCGAATTGGCCGGCCTGTTGCTGGGCGGCCAGCGAGCCGTACCCTCGCGCTTGCGGGCGGCCGGTTTCACCTTTGCATTCACCGATCTGGACACGGCGCTCGGCGACCTGCTGAAGCCTAAGGATGTTTGA
- a CDS encoding NAD(P)/FAD-dependent oxidoreductase yields the protein MSAPIAIIGTGMAGLSAAQALHAAGQNVELFDKSRGSGGRMASKRSDAGAVDLGAQYFTARDRRFAEVVQQWRDRGWVAEWSPSLYNFSEGRLLPSPDEQIRWVGTPRMSAITRALLGALPVNFGCRITEVFRGERHWGLQDAEGLSHGPFSHVIVATPPPQAAALLAAAPKLAGTAASVAMEPTWAVAFGFSEPLDTRVEGCFLQDSPLEWMARNRSKPGRETSLDTWVLHATSAWSRQHLDLPKEAVIEHLYGAFAEMIGCAVPAPNFSLAHRWLYARPIQAHQWGALADADLGLYACGDWCLSGRVEGAWLSGQEAARRLLEHL from the coding sequence ATGAGTGCACCTATCGCCATCATCGGGACCGGCATGGCCGGCCTCTCCGCCGCCCAGGCGCTGCATGCGGCTGGGCAGAACGTGGAGCTCTTCGACAAGAGCCGCGGCAGTGGCGGACGCATGGCCAGCAAACGCAGTGATGCCGGCGCCGTCGACCTAGGCGCGCAGTACTTCACCGCCCGCGACCGCCGCTTCGCCGAAGTGGTCCAGCAATGGCGCGACCGCGGTTGGGTCGCCGAGTGGTCGCCAAGCCTCTACAACTTCAGCGAAGGCCGCCTGCTCCCCTCCCCCGACGAGCAGATCCGCTGGGTCGGCACGCCGCGCATGAGCGCGATCACGCGCGCCTTGCTCGGTGCCTTGCCCGTGAACTTCGGCTGCCGCATCACCGAGGTCTTCCGTGGCGAACGCCATTGGGGCCTGCAGGACGCCGAAGGGCTCAGCCATGGCCCCTTCAGCCATGTAATCGTCGCCACCCCGCCCCCTCAGGCCGCCGCCCTGCTGGCCGCCGCGCCCAAGTTGGCCGGCACCGCCGCGAGCGTCGCCATGGAGCCGACCTGGGCCGTGGCATTCGGTTTCAGCGAGCCGCTGGACACCCGCGTCGAGGGCTGTTTCCTGCAGGACAGTCCGCTGGAATGGATGGCCCGCAATCGCTCCAAACCCGGCCGCGAAACCAGCCTCGACACCTGGGTCCTGCACGCCACCAGCGCCTGGAGCCGGCAGCACCTCGACCTGCCCAAGGAAGCGGTGATCGAGCACTTGTACGGCGCCTTCGCCGAAATGATCGGCTGCGCCGTGCCGGCGCCGAACTTCAGCCTGGCCCATCGCTGGCTCTACGCCCGACCGATCCAGGCGCACCAGTGGGGCGCCCTGGCCGATGCCGACCTCGGCCTCTACGCCTGCGGCGACTGGTGCCTCTCCGGTCGAGTGGAAGGTGCCTGGCTCAGCGGCCAGGAAGCCGCCCGGCGCTTGCTCGAACACCTGTAA
- a CDS encoding DUF523 and DUF1722 domain-containing protein, translating into MFMPFDLPQRPKLGISACLLGDPVRFNGGHKESRLCSRTLTEHVDFVALCPEVAIGLGIPREPIRLVGDPAAPRALGRHPQRHDHTEPLAEFGEIMAEQLADISGYIFMQKSPSCGLHRVKVYQADGHPAEGSGRGIFASAFCARRPDLPVEEDGRLSDPVLRENFLTRVYAYAQWQALCREGLSRRAIIAFHSRYKYQLMANDPVQYRALGRLLGSIGEHAPEEIGPRYFSALMAALKKCATRGTHSNVLQHLSGYLKAHLSPPEKVELQRLIEQYRCGVVPLVVPMTLLKHHFSGHPDHYIAQQAYLQPHPEALGLRNAL; encoded by the coding sequence ATGTTCATGCCCTTCGATTTGCCACAACGCCCCAAACTGGGGATCAGCGCGTGCCTGCTCGGCGACCCCGTGCGCTTCAACGGTGGGCACAAGGAGTCGCGGTTGTGCAGCCGCACCCTGACGGAGCACGTCGACTTCGTGGCGCTGTGCCCGGAGGTGGCCATCGGGCTCGGCATCCCCCGTGAGCCCATCCGCCTGGTGGGCGATCCAGCCGCTCCTCGGGCATTGGGCCGCCACCCACAGCGACACGACCACACGGAGCCCCTGGCCGAGTTCGGCGAAATCATGGCGGAGCAGCTTGCTGACATCAGCGGCTACATCTTCATGCAGAAATCCCCCTCCTGCGGGCTGCATCGGGTCAAGGTCTACCAGGCCGACGGCCATCCCGCCGAAGGCAGTGGCCGCGGCATATTCGCCAGTGCCTTCTGCGCCCGCCGCCCCGACTTGCCGGTGGAGGAAGACGGCCGCCTCAGCGACCCGGTCCTGCGGGAAAACTTCCTCACCCGCGTCTACGCCTACGCCCAGTGGCAGGCGCTGTGCCGCGAAGGGTTGAGCCGCAGGGCGATCATTGCCTTCCACTCACGTTACAAATACCAGCTGATGGCCAACGACCCGGTGCAATACCGGGCCCTCGGCCGCCTGCTGGGAAGCATCGGCGAGCACGCGCCGGAGGAAATCGGCCCGCGCTACTTCTCCGCCTTGATGGCGGCCCTGAAGAAGTGCGCCACCCGTGGCACCCACAGCAACGTGCTGCAGCACCTCAGCGGCTACCTCAAGGCGCACCTGAGTCCGCCCGAGAAAGTCGAGTTGCAGCGCCTGATCGAACAGTACCGCTGCGGCGTGGTACCGCTGGTGGTGCCGATGACCTTGCTCAAGCATCACTTCAGCGGCCATCCGGACCACTACATCGCCCAGCAGGCCTATCTGCAGCCGCACCCGGAAGCGCTCGGCCTGCGCAACGCCCTCTAG
- a CDS encoding MerR family transcriptional regulator — MDKTTDSPADNDPTLAGGLLAIREVARQTGVNPVTLRAWERRYGLIVPLRTSKGHRLYSEDDVARIHLILTWLDRGVAVGQVKGLLKAPAPPDTVPSSPWAEQRQHLLEAIANLAERQLDERFNAAMALYPPQTLYRQLLQPLLDDLEQRWRGRFGGQVERVFLHAWLRTKLGARLYHNNRQCHGAPILLVNASELPMEPGLWLTAWLASSADCAVEVFDWPVPAAELGLALERIQPRALLLYSSQPLGQGQLPRLLGGHPCPCLLAGPAVAIHQAELPPGTLVAEGPLDALQALADLGLLHNR, encoded by the coding sequence ATGGACAAGACGACCGACAGCCCAGCGGACAACGACCCCACCCTGGCAGGTGGACTGCTGGCGATCCGCGAGGTGGCGCGCCAGACCGGCGTCAATCCGGTGACCCTGCGCGCCTGGGAGCGACGCTACGGGCTGATCGTGCCGCTACGCACCAGCAAGGGCCACCGCCTCTACAGCGAGGACGACGTGGCGCGCATCCACCTGATTCTCACCTGGCTGGATCGCGGAGTGGCGGTGGGCCAGGTCAAGGGCCTGCTGAAGGCGCCAGCGCCGCCCGATACCGTGCCCAGCTCCCCCTGGGCGGAACAGCGCCAGCATCTGCTGGAAGCCATCGCCAACCTTGCCGAACGCCAGCTGGACGAGCGGTTCAACGCCGCCATGGCGCTCTATCCGCCGCAGACCTTGTACCGCCAGCTGCTGCAACCCTTGCTGGATGATCTGGAACAGCGCTGGCGCGGCCGCTTCGGCGGCCAGGTGGAGCGGGTGTTCCTCCATGCCTGGCTGCGCACCAAGCTGGGCGCGCGCCTCTACCACAACAACCGCCAGTGCCATGGCGCGCCGATCCTGCTGGTCAACGCCTCCGAGCTGCCCATGGAGCCGGGTCTCTGGCTCACCGCCTGGCTGGCCAGCAGCGCCGACTGCGCGGTGGAAGTCTTCGATTGGCCAGTGCCCGCTGCCGAGCTGGGCCTGGCGCTGGAGCGGATCCAGCCCCGCGCCCTGCTGCTGTATTCCAGCCAGCCCCTCGGCCAGGGCCAACTGCCCCGGCTGCTCGGCGGCCATCCCTGCCCTTGCCTGCTGGCCGGTCCCGCCGTGGCCATCCACCAGGCCGAACTCCCACCCGGCACCCTCGTGGCCGAAGGCCCGCTGGATGCCCTGCAAGCCCTTGCCGACCTGGGCTTGCTGCACAACCGTTGA
- the phrB gene encoding deoxyribodipyrimidine photo-lyase, whose product MRQLMWFRTDLRVLDNSALNAALTAGPTLALYLVSPGQWLAHDDAPSKVDFWLRNLVELSHALRQLNVPLLIRHADTWAEAPQVVRDLCHEFDIGLVQVNEEYGFNETRRDQHVRERLAQDGIHLHSHLDQLFFRPGSLLTQSGGYFQVYSQFRKQCYQRLHTAMPSCLPPPRAQADLGIPSDTPPIELEAFPTPPSSLRQLWPAGEQAARERLDTFTLEELWCYEKRRDFPAQPGTSQLSPYLAAGVLSPRQCLHAALRNNQGEFDSGDPGAVCWINELLWREFYKHILVGFPRVSQHRPFRRETERLAWRHEPEELHAWQQGRTGIPIVDAAMRQLLATGWMHNRLRMVVAMFLTKNLLIDWREGERWFMRHLIDGDLAANNGGWQWSASTGTDAVPYFRLFNPVSQSRRFDPDGRFLRRWLPELAHLENGDIHNPGAFAGLFGVPGYPAPLVDLSASRERALAAFRNLADRVP is encoded by the coding sequence ATGCGCCAACTCATGTGGTTCCGCACCGACCTGCGGGTGCTGGACAACAGCGCCCTGAATGCCGCCCTCACGGCCGGCCCGACCCTCGCGCTGTACCTGGTCAGCCCCGGCCAATGGCTGGCCCACGACGACGCGCCGTCCAAGGTGGACTTCTGGCTGCGCAACCTGGTGGAGCTGTCCCACGCCCTGCGCCAGCTGAACGTGCCACTGCTGATCCGCCACGCCGACACCTGGGCCGAGGCGCCACAGGTGGTGCGCGATCTCTGCCACGAGTTCGATATCGGCTTGGTCCAGGTGAACGAGGAGTACGGCTTCAACGAAACCCGCCGCGACCAGCACGTACGCGAGCGCCTGGCGCAGGACGGCATCCACCTGCACAGCCACCTCGACCAGCTGTTCTTCCGCCCCGGCAGCCTGCTGACCCAGTCCGGCGGGTATTTCCAGGTCTACAGCCAGTTCCGCAAGCAGTGCTACCAGCGTCTGCACACCGCCATGCCCAGCTGCCTGCCGCCTCCCAGGGCCCAGGCCGACCTGGGCATTCCCAGCGATACGCCCCCCATCGAGCTGGAGGCCTTTCCCACGCCGCCGAGCAGCCTGCGCCAGTTATGGCCCGCCGGCGAGCAAGCGGCCCGTGAGCGCCTGGATACCTTCACCCTGGAAGAGCTCTGGTGCTACGAGAAGCGTCGCGACTTCCCCGCCCAACCCGGCACCAGCCAGCTGTCGCCCTACCTCGCCGCCGGCGTGCTGTCGCCCCGCCAATGCCTGCACGCGGCGCTGCGCAACAACCAGGGCGAGTTCGACAGCGGTGATCCCGGTGCCGTGTGCTGGATCAACGAACTGCTCTGGCGCGAGTTCTACAAGCACATCCTGGTGGGCTTCCCGAGGGTCTCCCAGCACCGTCCGTTCCGCCGTGAAACCGAGCGGCTGGCCTGGCGTCATGAACCGGAGGAACTGCACGCCTGGCAACAGGGCCGCACCGGCATCCCCATAGTCGACGCCGCCATGCGCCAACTGCTGGCCACCGGCTGGATGCACAACCGCCTGCGGATGGTGGTGGCCATGTTCCTCACCAAGAACCTGCTGATCGACTGGCGCGAGGGCGAGCGCTGGTTCATGCGCCACCTGATCGACGGCGACCTGGCGGCCAACAACGGCGGCTGGCAGTGGAGCGCATCCACCGGCACCGATGCGGTGCCCTACTTCCGCCTGTTCAACCCGGTCAGCCAGTCCCGCCGCTTCGACCCGGACGGCCGTTTCCTGCGCCGCTGGCTGCCGGAACTGGCGCATCTGGAGAACGGAGATATCCACAACCCCGGCGCCTTCGCCGGCCTGTTCGGCGTGCCGGGTTATCCAGCCCCGCTGGTGGATCTTTCCGCCAGCCGCGAACGGGCCCTGGCGGCCTTCAGGAACCTCGCGGATCGCGTCCCGTGA
- a CDS encoding YkgJ family cysteine cluster protein, with product MTDTPRQIPVTQLPDNAAVTCSTCAACCCQLEVMLITDTGVPERFIETDDWGGSVMARLDDGWCAALDRDTMLCTIYENRPLICREFEMGEADCLEERRGIAGAYERGMA from the coding sequence ATGACCGATACCCCTCGACAGATTCCCGTCACGCAACTGCCGGACAACGCCGCCGTCACCTGCTCGACGTGCGCAGCCTGCTGCTGCCAACTGGAAGTGATGCTGATCACCGATACCGGCGTGCCCGAACGCTTCATCGAGACCGATGACTGGGGCGGCAGCGTGATGGCGCGACTGGACGACGGCTGGTGCGCCGCCCTCGACCGCGACACCATGCTGTGCACCATCTACGAGAACCGTCCGCTGATCTGCCGGGAGTTCGAGATGGGCGAAGCGGACTGCCTGGAAGAACGCCGAGGCATCGCCGGCGCCTACGAGCGGGGAATGGCCTGA
- a CDS encoding acyloxyacyl hydrolase gives MKKLFCWAAAAAFSLGQAVSAQAADVSLDIGQSGDSTMVYRLGTQFDFSSSWFQTSVGRLTGYWDAGYTYWVGDETASNHSLSFTPVFVYEFAGQSVRPFVEAGIGVALFSSTEMEDNDLGSSFQFEDRVGLGLRFANQEVGVRALHYSNAGLQTPNDGVEAYTLHYRLSF, from the coding sequence ATGAAGAAGCTTTTCTGCTGGGCTGCCGCCGCAGCTTTCTCCCTTGGTCAGGCAGTTTCGGCTCAGGCAGCAGATGTCTCCCTGGACATTGGGCAGAGCGGCGATTCCACCATGGTCTACCGCCTGGGTACCCAGTTCGACTTCTCCAGCAGCTGGTTCCAGACCAGCGTCGGTCGCCTGACGGGTTACTGGGACGCCGGTTACACCTACTGGGTGGGCGATGAGACGGCGAGCAACCACAGCCTGTCCTTCACCCCGGTATTCGTCTACGAGTTCGCAGGCCAGAGCGTGCGCCCCTTTGTCGAAGCCGGCATTGGTGTGGCGCTGTTCTCCAGCACCGAGATGGAAGACAACGACCTGGGATCGTCCTTCCAGTTCGAAGACCGCGTGGGCCTGGGGCTACGCTTCGCCAACCAGGAAGTCGGCGTTCGTGCGCTGCACTATTCCAACGCTGGCCTGCAGACGCCGAACGACGGCGTGGAGGCCTACACGCTGCACTATCGCCTGTCCTTCTGA
- the murI gene encoding glutamate racemase — protein sequence MAEAAPVGVFDSGVGGLSVLREIRSLLPRESLLYVADSGHVPYGEKSADFIRARSQCIAEFLLERGAKALVLACNTATVAAVADLRERYPQLPIVGMEPAVKPAAAATRSGVVGVLATTGTLKSARFAALLDRFAGDVRVITQPCPGLVERIEAGDLMGPQTRDLLAGFVEPLLAEGCDTLILGCTHYPFLRPLLQQLVPDSVSLIDTGAAVARQLQRLMEARDLLAGGSASPCRFWSSGEPQAMQEILPILWGELAAVDKFPG from the coding sequence ATGGCTGAAGCCGCGCCGGTCGGGGTTTTCGACTCGGGCGTCGGCGGCCTTTCGGTGCTGCGGGAAATCCGCAGCCTGTTGCCCCGCGAGTCGTTGCTCTACGTCGCCGACAGCGGCCATGTCCCCTACGGCGAAAAGAGCGCCGACTTCATCCGCGCGCGCAGCCAGTGCATTGCCGAGTTCCTTCTCGAGCGCGGCGCCAAGGCGCTGGTGCTGGCCTGCAACACCGCCACAGTGGCCGCCGTGGCCGATCTGCGGGAGCGTTATCCACAGCTGCCCATCGTCGGCATGGAACCGGCGGTAAAGCCGGCAGCCGCCGCCACCCGCAGCGGCGTGGTGGGCGTGCTGGCGACTACCGGCACCTTGAAGAGTGCCCGGTTCGCCGCCTTGCTGGACCGCTTCGCCGGCGATGTGCGGGTGATCACCCAGCCCTGTCCGGGCCTGGTGGAGCGCATCGAGGCCGGCGACCTGATGGGGCCGCAGACCCGCGACCTGCTGGCGGGCTTCGTCGAGCCGCTGCTGGCCGAAGGCTGTGACACCCTGATCCTCGGCTGCACCCATTACCCCTTCCTGCGCCCCTTGCTGCAGCAGCTGGTGCCCGATTCGGTCAGCCTGATCGACACCGGCGCGGCGGTAGCCCGCCAGCTCCAGCGTCTGATGGAAGCCCGCGACCTGCTGGCGGGGGGAAGCGCCTCGCCCTGTCGTTTCTGGTCGAGTGGCGAGCCACAGGCGATGCAGGAAATCCTGCCGATTCTCTGGGGCGAACTCGCAGCTGTGGACAAGTTCCCCGGATAA
- a CDS encoding molybdopterin-synthase adenylyltransferase MoeB, with protein sequence MLSDEELLRYSRQILLPQIDVDGQLRLKQGRALIVGLGGLGSPVALYLAAAGVGELHLADFDSVDLTNLQRQIIHDSASVGVAKVDSAMARLAALNPDIRLVPHSRALDEDSLAAAVAAVDLVLDCTDNFGTREAVNAACVAAGKPLVSGAAIRLEGQLSVFDPRRDDSPCYHCLYGHGSEAELTCSEAGVVGPLVGLVGSLQALEALKLLAGFGEPMVGRLLLVDALGSRFRELRVKRDPACEVCGARHG encoded by the coding sequence ATGCTGAGCGACGAGGAGCTACTGCGCTACAGCCGGCAGATCCTCTTGCCGCAGATCGACGTCGACGGCCAGTTGCGCCTGAAGCAGGGCCGTGCCCTGATCGTCGGCCTCGGCGGCCTGGGCTCGCCCGTGGCCCTCTACCTGGCCGCCGCCGGTGTCGGCGAGCTGCACCTGGCGGACTTCGACAGCGTCGACCTGACCAACCTGCAGCGGCAGATCATCCATGACAGCGCCAGTGTCGGCGTCGCCAAGGTGGATTCCGCCATGGCCCGCCTGGCCGCGCTGAACCCCGACATCCGCCTGGTGCCCCACAGCCGCGCGCTGGATGAGGACTCCCTGGCCGCCGCCGTGGCGGCCGTGGACCTGGTGCTGGACTGCACCGACAACTTCGGCACTCGCGAAGCGGTCAACGCCGCCTGCGTGGCCGCCGGCAAGCCGCTGGTATCCGGCGCCGCCATCCGTCTCGAAGGCCAGCTCTCGGTCTTCGACCCGCGCCGCGACGACAGCCCCTGCTACCACTGCCTCTACGGCCATGGCAGCGAAGCCGAGCTGACCTGCAGCGAAGCCGGCGTGGTCGGCCCGCTGGTGGGCCTGGTGGGCAGCCTGCAGGCACTGGAAGCCCTGAAACTGCTGGCCGGCTTCGGCGAGCCCATGGTGGGGCGCCTGCTGCTGGTGGATGCCCTCGGCAGTCGCTTCCGCGAGCTGCGGGTCAAGCGCGACCCGGCCTGCGAAGTCTGCGGGGCGCGGCATGGCTGA